The region AATTCTATCATCCGTAGCCAAACTAGGACAGAGTAATTAACATTTGGTTTTTAACCAACAAACCTAGGAGATCAACATTTATAATTTCGTTGATTGCTAAAATATGCTTCTCCACTGATACCACATCATTAAGGGTATCTCTGAAATTTATGCTTGGGTCTTTTACCTTTGAACGTTCGTCCATAACCTTATTGCCTACTTTAGTACTCCCTGCTTGGAAGTAATTTGGTATCCGTCAGCTTGGTTGCCCCCTTACTGCTTTGCTATTATGAAAATTCCCGGACTCTGGTAATAATGTTATAAATCTTCCGTTCCTTATAACGAAGCTGTTTCTCATAATCCATTGCCTGCAGCTGGCAGCTGCCGATCATGCCACTGCAGTTATCCGAATAAAACTTTACGCTAGCCTAACAAGATAATACGTTTCCTCGTTCCGGGACTTTTTACATACCTGCCTGACTTAACGAAGCTTTGTACTCATCCGTTTCTCTGTATTTTTTAATCTGGATATTCAAATTTTATTAGAAAAGATAGAATTTTCCGTTTCAAAATACAGGGATTTGATGTAGAATTGTAAATAAGGATTTGATTGTTCTGAAGCCGTAAAGCCAAATAATAAGCACTCCTAGTATCACCCGTCATCATCGGTTTGAATTACTGACTGAGCTTTAGGTTTGACCATATGGTACAATCCGCAGTACGAACGAGAACCAATCCAAAATCAGGAGGTAAACTATATGAAATTTCACATGCCAGAGTACAAAATCGACTACGAAGTAAACAAGCCGGATCCATATCCACTTCTTTCTGAGGGAATGAAAAAGGTCATTGATTATCAGGCAGAACACTCTGCCGATGCCTTTGATACTAATTGCTCTTGGGATGAATTGAGAACGAAATATGTAGAAGAACGCCGTTTTTGGAATGAGGGAGGGCCAAATCCCTTCAAAACAGTGGAATTAACAGTCGAAGGTCCGATCGGCCCGATCCCTGTGCGCATTTATTACCCTGATGATAAACCACAGCATCATGCTTTAGTATTCATTCACGGCGGCGGATTTACCGTAGGAAGCATTGATACTCACGACCGCATGATGCGAAGTGTCATGGCTTCCAGCAAATGCGCAGTCATCGGTGTGGATTATCATCTTGCGCCTGAAACGAAATTCCCGGTTCCGCTGTTTGAGTGCACTGCTGTCATCCGCTATTTCCATGAGCATGGTTCTAAATATGGTATTCTTCCGGATAAGATGGCGGTTGGGGGCGACTCCGGCGGAGCAAATCTGGCTTTGGGGGCAACGCTTTACCTGCGTGACGTATTTGGCGATAACGATTATATTTGCGCACTGCTGCTCTATTATGGTTCCTTCGGTCTGATGGACGGTCCTTCCTGGCGCTTGAACGGAACCTCATTAGACGGTATGCGCAAAGGTGATATGTCTGCTTACATCAGCTACTATCTGGAAAATCCTTCATTAGATGGAGAAAATCCATATTTTGCTACTCTAAACAATGATCTGACCCACGGAATACCTGCTGCTTATTTATGCTGTGGAAGCTTGGATCCACTCTTAGGAGATTCTCAGGCTTTACATAACATATTAGCTCTCCATGGCATACATACGGAATTTGAGCTGGTTCCTGGTGTACTGCATGCATTCATGCATTATGGGCGTATGATGGACGAAGCCCTTGACTGTTTAAAGCATAGCGGCGAATTTTATGCTTCCATCTTAGAAGAATAAAAAAGTTGGCCGGATATGGTTACCTGCCGATTATACCGAAAAAGAGGGCCGCACCTGCGAATATATATCACAGGTACGGCACTCTTTTTTAGTATTTGCATTCAAATTTTATATTTTCACATAAGCAGGCGGTGTCGGTGCAATTACAATTCTGCTCTCGTATTGTTCTTTATGAATCTGGGCAAGAAGCAGTCTTGCACTCTCCTTCCCCCCTCGTATATATTCCGGTCTGCTGACCATGATATTCATCCCAGGAACCACCGGAACATCTGAATCCGAAAGCACGGCAATCTTAATTTCCAATTCTTTTCTCTGATATAAAGCAGCACATAAATACTTTATCATCACTCCCCAGCCGCAAATCACAGCGTCATTGGGTTCAAACAGTCTGAGTCTTGGCAGAACATTCTGCGTAAGAGAGAGCTTGCACATATCATCAAATGCCATATGCCGGTCGTGCGAAGAGGTTCCTTGCATAACGGGGACCTTGCACACGATAAGTTCCGCATCCGGATATAACTCCATAGCTTTTTTCAATCCGCATAACCGATA is a window of [Clostridium] saccharolyticum WM1 DNA encoding:
- the aes gene encoding acetyl esterase → MKFHMPEYKIDYEVNKPDPYPLLSEGMKKVIDYQAEHSADAFDTNCSWDELRTKYVEERRFWNEGGPNPFKTVELTVEGPIGPIPVRIYYPDDKPQHHALVFIHGGGFTVGSIDTHDRMMRSVMASSKCAVIGVDYHLAPETKFPVPLFECTAVIRYFHEHGSKYGILPDKMAVGGDSGGANLALGATLYLRDVFGDNDYICALLLYYGSFGLMDGPSWRLNGTSLDGMRKGDMSAYISYYLENPSLDGENPYFATLNNDLTHGIPAAYLCCGSLDPLLGDSQALHNILALHGIHTEFELVPGVLHAFMHYGRMMDEALDCLKHSGEFYASILEE